The segment CATCAGCatcacctttaaaaataaatttcacgTTGTGGCAGAAttcagcagcccagcccaggaaGTGGATCTCCTTCAGGGTCAGGTTGAAGAAAGTGTCCATGAAGTCCCAGAGTAAGATGTCCCGGTATGTTTGACTCTCCTGGTGGATCAGGGTCTCCCATGTCGCCAGCACTGTCCTATTCTTTGGTGTTCCCAGGAGGAACACTCGCTGGATCTGCTCCCCATTCAccaaaccctccctgccccaagTTTTCCGGACAATCTCACGCCTGTCAAAGTCTTCAACTACTGATTTGATAGCAATAAGCAGAAAGGGACCTCCTGGTGTTTTTCGGCATTTCCTGGGCTGGTTAATGAGGAGATTGAAGTTCCTGTTATCCTTGTTTAGGAGATAGAGCTTGAAGTTGAAGGCAGAATCAGTCAGCGGGGGTGGAGTTGTAGTTTGGACCCTGGTTTTGGCCACTTCTGTTTGTCTCATGACAGGGGTAACTTGGGGTCTGGGGGCAGTTGCCTCTGCTGGCATTGGTCTCCGAGGTGCTCTGGGATCTGAGAATATTTTTGGTGCTACTTGAGGCTTGTTCTGTGTTGGCTCCTTCTTTCCTGCCGGGACTAAATGCTCCAGCTGGGAGTAGAGCAAAGAACAAAGCGCTACCAGCAAGAAGAAGGTACAGATCGCATCCCCTTTGAGGCGAACTCTCATTGTCTCTCTGGTGTTCCTGGGACTGTTAAAAGCTGTGTTGGAGCTGCCTGGCACCACTGTCCATCTGTAAGAAAACACAGAGTGTGTCAGCAGTGAGGATTTGGCAGGTCTGAAGCAAGCAGGCAAGACTAACTGAAACATCATTTAAAAACTCAGCAGCAAAGCACATTTTACTCACACAAGCACTGAGACATTGAGGAACTTGTCAAAAGGCACATGGGGTTGCAAACTTAATGCTGatcccagtgccagctctgtgaCTTGGTTAGTTCAGTCACTAAGCAGTCATCCATCATCCTGAAAACCACTCTCTAGGCACAACCCAAAATCCCACATCCCTTACTGCTGAATGTGTTTTGCCATTTCAGAGATTTCATTGGGAAAAGCAAAGTGGAAAATGATGAATGATGCCATTCTCCCATAAatcattaccttttttttttcctagcttgATAACCATTACTTGCTGCTTTTACCCTTTATAACTTGAACCAGGGAGGCCCAGAGCTGACTGCTGAAGGGCAGACTCTCAATGGCAGTGTGTTGCTGGTTTTCCCCTGCAGACAGAGCCAGCTTTTGTTAAACCAACTGTGATTTGTATTCAAAATTAATACATTGGGTACAATCTAGAATTCACACAGGGCCTTTTTCCTGCCAATattctttataaaatattaaaccaTTGTAAGTAACTTCCATTAATAAAGTTAGAAGGGGCCACGGGTGTTTTTCCTCTGCCAAATTACCCTAAGTGAGAGGTGGGGAAATAAATCCCGATATGCAGAAGCAAGACAG is part of the Corvus moneduloides isolate bCorMon1 chromosome 12, bCorMon1.pri, whole genome shotgun sequence genome and harbors:
- the B3GNT9 gene encoding UDP-GlcNAc:betaGal beta-1,3-N-acetylglucosaminyltransferase 9 isoform X1, yielding MSHTNYIQMCLLGSPLQRRYRGDTGPAVSNGIWTVVPGSSNTAFNSPRNTRETMRVRLKGDAICTFFLLVALCSLLYSQLEHLVPAGKKEPTQNKPQVAPKIFSDPRAPRRPMPAEATAPRPQVTPVMRQTEVAKTRVQTTTPPPLTDSAFNFKLYLLNKDNRNFNLLINQPRKCRKTPGGPFLLIAIKSVVEDFDRREIVRKTWGREGLVNGEQIQRVFLLGTPKNRTVLATWETLIHQESQTYRDILLWDFMDTFFNLTLKEIHFLGWAAEFCHNVKFIFKGDADVFVNVENIVDFLKRHDPAEDLFVGDIIYNARPIRVRKSKYYIPETMYGLSIYPAYAGGGGFLLSSCTMRKLSRACREVELFPIDDVFLGMCLQRINLKPILHEGFKTFGIVKPSAAPHLQTFDPCFYKDLMVVHSLKVAEIWLMWNLLHSPRLSCTQKKQVKKPFQWKKKTQITPASPPR
- the B3GNT9 gene encoding UDP-GlcNAc:betaGal beta-1,3-N-acetylglucosaminyltransferase 9 isoform X2 gives rise to the protein MGFEELIKQDRRSPGKVWTVVPGSSNTAFNSPRNTRETMRVRLKGDAICTFFLLVALCSLLYSQLEHLVPAGKKEPTQNKPQVAPKIFSDPRAPRRPMPAEATAPRPQVTPVMRQTEVAKTRVQTTTPPPLTDSAFNFKLYLLNKDNRNFNLLINQPRKCRKTPGGPFLLIAIKSVVEDFDRREIVRKTWGREGLVNGEQIQRVFLLGTPKNRTVLATWETLIHQESQTYRDILLWDFMDTFFNLTLKEIHFLGWAAEFCHNVKFIFKGDADVFVNVENIVDFLKRHDPAEDLFVGDIIYNARPIRVRKSKYYIPETMYGLSIYPAYAGGGGFLLSSCTMRKLSRACREVELFPIDDVFLGMCLQRINLKPILHEGFKTFGIVKPSAAPHLQTFDPCFYKDLMVVHSLKVAEIWLMWNLLHSPRLSCTQKKQVKKPFQWKKKTQITPASPPR